Proteins from a genomic interval of Musa acuminata AAA Group cultivar baxijiao chromosome BXJ1-9, Cavendish_Baxijiao_AAA, whole genome shotgun sequence:
- the LOC103974274 gene encoding WAT1-related protein At3g30340-like isoform X1 — MACNWSEWRSVFAMLAVDVMLAVMNTMVKKVMEEGMNKLILITLRQLIATLFMAPIAYFHERKTRPKLTVEIFVYIFFSALIGVSLMQFLFFLGLHYTSATFAYAFLNVSPVFTFLISLALRMESLNPKTKAGIAKAIGATVCFTGVIVLMFYKGVALNQAPHRSTASAQPQSPLPPAMSYTSSTWLMASLALLAGCFCLSSWFPLQSKLGEKYPALYSCTALMFFLSFLQTAAMSLATVRGHSVWLLRKKLEIATVIFSGIAGSGLGFLAMSWCVEQRGPVFTAAFMPFVQIFGAGIDFTILHEQVYLGSVLGSLLVIAGLYSLLWGKNKEARSCAAKAAEGNGENQVQVQLQSV, encoded by the exons ATGGCCTGTAATTGGAGTGAGTGGAGATCAGTCTTCGCAATGCTGGCAGTGGATGTCATGCTTGCGGTGATGAACACCATGGTCAAGAAGGTGATGGAAGAGGGGATGAATAAGCTTATTTTGATTACCCTCAGACAACTGATAGCAACCTTGTTCATGGCTCCCATCGCCTACTTCCACGAGAG GAAGACGAGGCCAAAGCTGACGGTCGAGATCTTTGTATATATCTTCTTTAGCGCATTGATTGG GGTGTCTCTGATGCAgtttctcttttttcttggaTTGCATTACACCTCCGCGACGTTTGCATATGCTTTCCTCAACGTCTCTCCTGTGTTCACCTTCCTCATATCCTTAGCCTTGCG GATGGAGTCCCTGAATCCCAAGACCAAGGCGGGGATTGCCAAGGCAATCGGAGCAACAGTGTGCTTCACAGGGGTGATCGTGCTGATGTTCTACAAGGGCGTCGCCTTGAATCAAGCACCTCATCGATCGACGGCATCAGCGCAACCACAGTCACCGTTGCCGCCTGCTATGAGCTACACCTCAAGTACTTGGTTGATGGCGTCTCTTGCGCTTCTCGCCGGTTGTTTTTGTTTGTCTTCGTGGTTCCCTCTGCAATCCAAACTCGGCGAGAAGTACCCGGCTCTCTACTCCTGCACTGCACTGATGTTTTTCCTCAGTTTCCTTCAGACCGCCGCCATGAGCTTGGCCACGGTGAGGGGCCACTCCGTTTGGCTTTTGAGGAAGAAGCTGGAGATCGCTACTGTGATCTTTTCG GGAATTGCGGGATCTGGACTGGGATTCCTGGCCATGTCTTGGTGCGTGGAGCAAAGAGGGCCGGTCTTCACTGCAGCATTCATGCCTTTTGTACAGATTTTTGGGGCAGGCATCGACTTCACCATCCTCCATGAGCAGGTTTACCTCGGAAG TGTTTTGGGGTCACTTCTGGTGATTGCTGGCCTCTACTCTCTTTTGTGGGGCAAGAACAAGGAAGCCCGCAGCTGTGCAGCGAAGGCAGCAGAGGGGAATGGAGAGAACCAAGTGCAAGTACAACTGCAATCTGTGTGA
- the LOC103974274 gene encoding WAT1-related protein At3g30340-like isoform X2 translates to MACNWSEWRSVFAMLAVDVMLAVMNTMVKKVMEEGMNKLILITLRQLIATLFMAPIAYFHERKTRPKLTVEIFVYIFFSALIGMESLNPKTKAGIAKAIGATVCFTGVIVLMFYKGVALNQAPHRSTASAQPQSPLPPAMSYTSSTWLMASLALLAGCFCLSSWFPLQSKLGEKYPALYSCTALMFFLSFLQTAAMSLATVRGHSVWLLRKKLEIATVIFSGIAGSGLGFLAMSWCVEQRGPVFTAAFMPFVQIFGAGIDFTILHEQVYLGSVLGSLLVIAGLYSLLWGKNKEARSCAAKAAEGNGENQVQVQLQSV, encoded by the exons ATGGCCTGTAATTGGAGTGAGTGGAGATCAGTCTTCGCAATGCTGGCAGTGGATGTCATGCTTGCGGTGATGAACACCATGGTCAAGAAGGTGATGGAAGAGGGGATGAATAAGCTTATTTTGATTACCCTCAGACAACTGATAGCAACCTTGTTCATGGCTCCCATCGCCTACTTCCACGAGAG GAAGACGAGGCCAAAGCTGACGGTCGAGATCTTTGTATATATCTTCTTTAGCGCATTGATTGG GATGGAGTCCCTGAATCCCAAGACCAAGGCGGGGATTGCCAAGGCAATCGGAGCAACAGTGTGCTTCACAGGGGTGATCGTGCTGATGTTCTACAAGGGCGTCGCCTTGAATCAAGCACCTCATCGATCGACGGCATCAGCGCAACCACAGTCACCGTTGCCGCCTGCTATGAGCTACACCTCAAGTACTTGGTTGATGGCGTCTCTTGCGCTTCTCGCCGGTTGTTTTTGTTTGTCTTCGTGGTTCCCTCTGCAATCCAAACTCGGCGAGAAGTACCCGGCTCTCTACTCCTGCACTGCACTGATGTTTTTCCTCAGTTTCCTTCAGACCGCCGCCATGAGCTTGGCCACGGTGAGGGGCCACTCCGTTTGGCTTTTGAGGAAGAAGCTGGAGATCGCTACTGTGATCTTTTCG GGAATTGCGGGATCTGGACTGGGATTCCTGGCCATGTCTTGGTGCGTGGAGCAAAGAGGGCCGGTCTTCACTGCAGCATTCATGCCTTTTGTACAGATTTTTGGGGCAGGCATCGACTTCACCATCCTCCATGAGCAGGTTTACCTCGGAAG TGTTTTGGGGTCACTTCTGGTGATTGCTGGCCTCTACTCTCTTTTGTGGGGCAAGAACAAGGAAGCCCGCAGCTGTGCAGCGAAGGCAGCAGAGGGGAATGGAGAGAACCAAGTGCAAGTACAACTGCAATCTGTGTGA